The Amycolatopsis sp. 195334CR genome window below encodes:
- a CDS encoding type II secretion system F family protein → MTAAAVALMAGAVALWPSGMPRKAKPLPRLVPELAVVGLGVAVAGFWGAVLVTVLVVVTRLLARRPRAPSAADARRLAAGWDLLAAALRAGLPVPVAIRAVAVGAPGEVAATLRSTAELLALGADPAEAWSAAGACPETAELARAARRTARSGSALAGVAEVMAERVRAAMKDQAEARAQRAGVLVTAPLGLCFLPAFLCWGVLPVLAGLAGQLTLP, encoded by the coding sequence ATGACGGCCGCCGCGGTGGCGCTGATGGCCGGAGCCGTCGCGCTGTGGCCGAGCGGGATGCCGCGCAAGGCCAAGCCGCTGCCCCGGTTGGTGCCCGAACTCGCCGTGGTGGGCTTGGGAGTGGCGGTGGCCGGATTTTGGGGCGCGGTGTTGGTGACCGTGCTGGTGGTGGTCACACGACTGCTCGCCAGACGGCCACGCGCACCTTCGGCCGCTGACGCTCGTCGGCTCGCTGCCGGCTGGGATCTGCTCGCCGCGGCGTTGCGAGCCGGGCTGCCGGTGCCGGTCGCGATCCGGGCGGTCGCCGTCGGCGCGCCCGGTGAAGTGGCCGCGACGCTGCGATCGACGGCCGAGCTGCTCGCGCTCGGTGCGGATCCGGCCGAGGCCTGGTCGGCGGCCGGTGCGTGCCCCGAAACCGCCGAACTGGCGAGGGCCGCTCGTCGCACGGCTCGGTCGGGCTCGGCACTGGCCGGGGTTGCCGAGGTGATGGCCGAGCGCGTCCGAGCGGCGATGAAGGACCAGGCCGAGGCGAGGGCGCAACGCGCCGGAGTGCTCGTCACCGCTCCTCTCGGCCTGTGCTTCCTGCCCGCCTTTCTCTGCTGGGGCGTGCTGCCCGTGCTCGCGGGCCTCGCCGGGCAACTGACCCTTCCCTGA
- a CDS encoding type II secretion system F family protein produces MLTLVLLLAAAALLTWPGRATDRPRNRLLATVIGCVIALLTAFLALGPAGPVAVVVLAAAGRYFWRSTRTGRTQIAEAEGMAEAMRTMAAELNAGADPATAAEVAAVDSPPEVAKAVRAVAGAVHFGDDTAPANDDVGQLAHSWRLAHRHGLPMAGVLSAVRRDIDSSLRFARQAHAAMSGPRMSAVVLAALPVLGILLGEALGARPLHLLASTGLGQLLLLFGAGLLAAGVVWTARLTRIAS; encoded by the coding sequence ATGCTGACCCTTGTCCTGCTGCTCGCCGCGGCCGCGTTGCTCACCTGGCCCGGGCGGGCCACCGACCGACCCCGCAACCGTCTACTCGCGACAGTCATCGGTTGCGTGATCGCATTGCTGACCGCCTTTCTCGCACTGGGTCCGGCCGGGCCGGTGGCAGTGGTCGTGCTCGCCGCGGCGGGCCGGTACTTCTGGCGCTCGACCAGAACGGGCCGAACGCAGATCGCGGAAGCCGAAGGCATGGCCGAGGCCATGCGCACGATGGCCGCCGAACTCAACGCCGGAGCCGACCCCGCCACCGCAGCCGAAGTGGCCGCCGTGGACTCACCGCCCGAGGTGGCCAAGGCCGTGCGAGCCGTAGCCGGCGCCGTGCATTTCGGTGACGACACGGCCCCGGCAAACGACGACGTCGGGCAGTTGGCCCACAGTTGGCGGCTCGCCCACCGTCACGGTCTGCCGATGGCCGGCGTGCTCAGCGCGGTTCGCCGGGACATCGACTCGAGCCTGCGGTTCGCCCGGCAGGCCCACGCCGCGATGTCTGGACCGAGGATGAGCGCGGTGGTGCTCGCCGCGTTGCCGGTGCTCGGGATCCTGCTCGGCGAGGCACTCGGTGCGCGACCGCTGCACCTGCTCGCGAGCACCGGCCTGGGGCAGTTGCTGCTGCTGTTCGGCGCGGGTCTGCTCGCCGCGGGCGTGGTCTGGACAGCTCGGCTGACCAGGATCGCGTCATGA
- a CDS encoding TadA family conjugal transfer-associated ATPase, producing the protein MTTELVDRVRRRLAREGTSTTALAEAVRAEATGIAGHEELLETLRLVRHEFIGAGPLEPLLKDPDVTDVLVTHPSEVWVEAADGLHRTEVTFVDEDAVRRLAQRLAMTAGRRLDDAQPFVDGWIPGPHGRVRLHAVLPPLAPDGTCLSLRVLRPAKHDLAELQRLGTFSATGAAVLREIVAARLAFLVTGGTGAGKSTLLSALLATIPPTERIVCVEDAGELQPSHPQFVRLVARPPNVEGVGEVTLRELVRQALRMRPDRLVVGEVRGREVCELLAALNTGHEGGSGTLHANSPSEVPARLEALAALGGLSRDAVHSQVAAAIRVVLHMVRGRDNTRRLTEIAVVRRSVDGLQVDTAWQDGMWTEHGPALRSLLPRPGGRRC; encoded by the coding sequence ATGACAACCGAACTCGTAGACCGCGTCCGCCGTCGCCTCGCTCGTGAGGGCACCAGCACGACCGCGCTCGCCGAGGCCGTGCGTGCCGAAGCCACCGGCATCGCCGGTCACGAGGAACTGCTCGAGACCCTGCGCCTGGTCCGCCACGAGTTCATCGGCGCCGGCCCACTCGAACCACTCCTCAAAGACCCCGACGTGACCGACGTCCTCGTCACCCACCCCAGCGAAGTCTGGGTCGAGGCCGCCGACGGCCTCCACAGAACCGAGGTCACCTTCGTCGACGAGGACGCCGTCCGGCGCCTCGCCCAGCGTCTGGCGATGACCGCCGGACGTCGACTGGACGACGCGCAGCCGTTCGTCGACGGCTGGATCCCCGGTCCACACGGGCGCGTCCGCCTGCACGCCGTGCTCCCGCCCCTGGCGCCGGACGGCACCTGCCTTTCCCTCCGCGTGCTCCGCCCGGCCAAACACGACCTCGCCGAACTGCAACGCCTCGGCACCTTCAGCGCGACAGGCGCCGCGGTACTCCGCGAGATCGTCGCCGCCCGACTGGCCTTTTTGGTCACCGGCGGCACCGGAGCGGGCAAGAGCACGCTGCTGTCCGCCCTCCTCGCCACCATTCCGCCGACCGAACGCATCGTCTGCGTCGAGGACGCCGGCGAACTGCAGCCCTCCCACCCCCAGTTCGTCCGCCTCGTCGCGCGTCCGCCCAATGTGGAGGGCGTCGGTGAGGTCACCCTGCGCGAGCTGGTCCGCCAAGCCCTCCGCATGCGACCGGACCGGCTGGTCGTCGGCGAAGTGCGCGGCCGCGAAGTCTGCGAGCTGCTCGCCGCCCTGAACACCGGTCACGAAGGCGGTTCCGGCACGCTACACGCCAACTCGCCGAGCGAAGTCCCGGCGCGTCTCGAAGCACTGGCAGCGCTGGGCGGACTTTCCCGCGACGCCGTGCACAGCCAGGTCGCCGCCGCGATCCGGGTGGTGCTGCACATGGTCCGCGGCCGGGACAACACCCGCCGCCTCACCGAGATCGCGGTGGTGCGCCGAAGTGTCGACGGCCTCCAGGTGGACACCGCCTGGCAGGACGGCATGTGGACCGAGCACGGACCGGCTCTGCGTTCCCTCCTCCCCAGACCCGGAGGCCGACGATGCTGA
- the ssd gene encoding septum site-determining protein Ssd, with the protein MTGKRALVVATDPVVLDEVLRLAAVANCEIERVPDLYDARVRWKDAPLVLIDEAAVIEHDPVTLPPRKDVLVICKGPPEPRTWQCAFAVGAQQVLSLPDDETAVLKAFAEIVDGPPRPGGRVLTVVGGCGGAGATVLAAGLATAAARSGEHTLLLDCDPLSGGLDVLLGAENHQHARWPDLRVNSGRILLSALEDSLPHHDCTPPASTLLTRFRPLPTTTAPRRTHFAFLSSSPPSTRHTPNTGNRPPAPSRTTHRTTPSDPDHSTPPPNSSHHPPSLSPPRPTSSLSATHPTSSVGATRPTSSLGAPHSTSSLSAARPPSSLGADRRASPPGARRASPSTADHHSPHPHSAARPSHNPDLHIPPLNGEAIATVIEAARRAGRFVICDLPRHLGNGSAEAAARADLALVVVPLNFRACIAAKRVVALLRGTGAEIRLVARGPARSGPSAKQVAAALDIPLLAEYRQEFRLNRGAFHPRPRGPLLTVAASALAALPRQEFTP; encoded by the coding sequence GTGACCGGAAAACGTGCCCTCGTCGTCGCGACCGACCCGGTCGTACTCGACGAAGTACTCCGCCTCGCCGCGGTCGCGAATTGCGAAATCGAGCGGGTTCCCGACCTCTACGACGCGCGGGTGCGCTGGAAAGACGCACCGCTGGTGCTGATCGACGAAGCTGCCGTCATCGAGCACGACCCCGTGACACTGCCGCCGCGAAAAGACGTGCTGGTGATCTGCAAAGGGCCACCGGAGCCGCGCACCTGGCAATGCGCCTTCGCCGTCGGCGCGCAACAGGTGCTTTCCCTCCCGGACGACGAAACCGCCGTACTGAAAGCCTTCGCCGAAATCGTCGACGGCCCGCCGCGCCCCGGCGGCCGCGTCCTCACCGTCGTCGGCGGCTGCGGCGGCGCCGGTGCGACGGTCCTGGCGGCCGGCCTCGCGACCGCCGCCGCCCGCTCCGGCGAACACACCCTGCTCCTCGACTGCGACCCGCTCAGCGGCGGCCTGGACGTCTTGCTGGGCGCGGAAAACCACCAGCACGCCCGCTGGCCGGACCTCCGGGTGAACTCGGGGCGCATCCTGCTGTCCGCCCTAGAAGACTCCCTCCCACACCACGACTGCACCCCACCCGCGTCCACCCTCCTCACCCGATTCCGCCCGCTCCCCACCACAACGGCGCCCCGCCGCACCCACTTCGCCTTTCTCTCCAGCAGCCCACCGTCCACCCGCCACACCCCCAACACCGGCAACCGCCCGCCCGCTCCCTCCCGCACCACCCACCGCACCACGCCCTCCGACCCGGATCACTCCACCCCACCGCCCAACTCGTCCCACCATCCCCCTTCACTTAGCCCGCCCCGCCCCACCTCGTCTCTCAGCGCGACCCACCCCACCTCATCTGTCGGCGCGACCCGCCCCACCTCGTCTCTCGGCGCGCCGCACTCCACTTCGTCTCTCAGCGCGGCCCGCCCGCCCTCGTCCCTCGGCGCGGACCGTCGCGCCTCTCCACCGGGCGCCAGACGCGCCAGCCCTTCCACCGCCGACCACCACAGCCCCCATCCACACAGCGCGGCCCGCCCCTCTCACAACCCCGATCTCCACATCCCACCCCTCAACGGCGAGGCAATCGCCACCGTGATCGAAGCCGCCCGCCGCGCCGGCCGGTTCGTCATCTGCGACCTCCCGCGCCACCTCGGCAACGGCTCCGCCGAAGCCGCCGCCCGTGCTGACCTGGCGCTCGTGGTCGTCCCGCTGAATTTCCGAGCCTGCATCGCCGCCAAACGCGTGGTCGCCCTCCTCCGCGGCACCGGCGCCGAAATCCGCCTCGTCGCCCGAGGCCCCGCTCGCTCCGGCCCCTCCGCCAAACAGGTCGCCGCCGCCCTCGACATCCCGCTCCTAGCCGAATACCGCCAGGAATTCCGCCTTAACCGCGGCGCATTCCACCCCAGACCCCGCGGCCCCCTGCTCACCGTCGCCGCTTCCGCACTAGCCGCTCTCCCACGCCAGGAGTTCACCCCATGA